A single Chanos chanos chromosome 8, fChaCha1.1, whole genome shotgun sequence DNA region contains:
- the plekha3 gene encoding pleckstrin homology domain-containing family A member 3: MEGILYKWTNYMTGWQPRWFVLDNGIISYYDSQDDVCKGSKGSIKMSVCEIKVHPTDNTRLELIIPGEQHFYVKAVNAAERQKWLVALGSSKAGLIDTRTKKEKELTETTESLKTKMSELRLYCDLLMQQVHTIQGCVDQEGEHTSPSTETRNEASSLLSATCNTFIKTLEECMKIANSKFNTDMLQSSPSDPLMSPVSPAPVQMAKMKRSISHPGTYSFDRSSHLPKENLATQRSSQRRARTCSDTETLSDGCTEEVDRLAPLAKAGVNGDTTPSIPEESGTLKLISETDTQESDLSL; encoded by the exons ATGGAGGGAATTCTTTACAAGTGGACAAATTATATGACAG GGTGGCAGCCACGCTGGTTTGTGTTGGACAACGGTATCATTTCATACTACGACTCTCAGGATGACGTCTGCAAAGGAAGCAAAGGAAGTATcaaaatgtctgtctgtgaaattaAAG TTCATCCAACCGACAATACCAGACTGGAGTTGATCATTCCTGGGGAGCAACACTTCTATGTGAAAGCTGTCAATGCCGCTGAAAGGCAGAAGTGGTTGGTCGCCCTTGGAAGTTCCAAAGCCGGGCTTATCGACACTagaaccaaaaaagaaaaag AGCTTACAGAAACCACAGAGTctttgaaaaccaaaatgtcAGAGCTGCGACTGTACTGCGATTTACTGATGCAACAGGTTCATACCATACAGGGGTGTGTAGACCAGGAAGGGGAACACACTTCACCCAGTACTGAG aCGAGAAACGAAGCCTCCTCTTTACTCAGTGCGACATGTAACACCTTTATTAAGACACTGGAGGAATGTATGAAGATCGCTAACTCTAAGTTCAACACTGACATGCTCCAGTCCAGTCCGTCAGACCCTCTCATGTCCCCAGTCTCTCCGGCCCCGGTCCAGATGGCCAAG ATGAAGCGATCCATAAGTCACCCGGGCACTTACAGTTTCGACAG GTCAAGCCACTTGCCAAAAGAGAATTTGGCAACGCAGCGATCGTCCCAGCGACGCGCTCGAACGTGTTCAGACACTGAAACTCTTAGCGACGGCTGCACTGAAGAGGTGGACA GACTGGCGCCGTTGGCTAAGGCTGGCGTGAACGGAGACACCACGCCCAGTATCCCGGAGGAGAGCGGCACGCTGAAACTGATCTCAGAGACTGATACCCAAGAATCAGACCTGTCTCTTTAA